The following are encoded together in the Zingiber officinale cultivar Zhangliang chromosome 8A, Zo_v1.1, whole genome shotgun sequence genome:
- the LOC122008110 gene encoding glutamate--tRNA ligase, chloroplastic/mitochondrial-like, producing the protein MSSLAMGSPWVRIMVLQELRPPFCLPGLALKTCLSIRRRNLSVSASAVTDPSGGEVRVRFAPSPTGNLHVGGARTALFNYLFARSQGGKFVLRIEDTDLERSTRKSEEAMLNDLSWLGLDWDEGPGVGGEYGPYRQSERNSMYKEYAEKLLESGTVYKCFCSNEELEQMKETAKRLQLPPVYTGKWGTAPDKEIQEELAKGTPYTYRFRVPKEGILKITDLIRGEVSWNLDTLGDFVIMRSNGQPVYNFCVTVDDATMHISHVIRAEEHLPNTLRQALIYKALGFPMPSFAHVSLILAPDRSKLSKRHGATSVGQFRDMGYLPQAMVNYLALLGWGDGTENEFFTINQLVEKFSISRVNKSGAIFDGTKLRWMNGQHLRSLPPEELISIFRDRWKSTGILLEYDGAFVKGATELLKDAIELVSDAEKALQNLLSYPLHSTLVSDECKPVVQDKLSEVAASLISSYESGELRQALEEGHAGWQKWVKSFGKSLKRKGKSLFMPIRVLLTGKLHGPDMGGSIILIHKAGTCGAISPQAGFITLDERFKMLKEVDWESLPQVEEPLQSPAGVPS; encoded by the exons ATGTCGAGTCTGGCCATGGGATCGCCGTGGGTTCGGATTATGGTTCTTCAGGAACTCCGTCCTCCCTTCTGCCTGCCGGGACTAGCCTTGAAGACCTGCCTTTCAATACGGCGGAGGAATCTCTCCGTCTCAGCTTCCGCCGTTACCGACCCCTCCGGGGGCGAGGTGCGCGTCCGTTTCGCTCCTTCTCCTACAGGGAACTTGCACGTCGGAGGAGCAAGGACGGCGCTCTTTAACTACTTGTTTGCCAG GTCTCAAGGTGGGAAGTTTGTTCTGCGAATTGAGGACACTGATTTAGAAAGATCTACCAGGAAATCAGAAGAAGCGATGCTGAATGATTTATCTTGGCTTGGTCTTGATTGGGATGAAG GTCCTGGTGTGGGTGGAGAATATGGTCCTTATCGACAATCAGAACGGAACTCCATGTACAAAGAATATGCTGAGAAGTTGTTGGAATCTGGCACTGTTTATAAGTGTTTTTGTTCTAATGAG GAACTtgaacaaatgaaggaaacagcAAAAAGGTTGCAACTGCCACCAGTATACACAGGAAAGTGGGGCACAGCTCCAGACAAGGAAATTCAGGAGGAGCTGGCAAAAGGTACACCATACACATACCGCTTCCGCGTACCAAAAGAAGGAATCTTGAAGATAACAGATCTTATCCGTGGTGAA GTCAGTTGGAACCTGGATACACTCGGTGACTTTGTGATTATGAGGAGTAATGGACAGCCTGTATACAATTTCTGTGTCACTGTCGATGATGCTACTATGCATATCTCACATGTCATAAG AGCTGAGGAACATTTACCAAATACCTTGCGACAAGCACTTATATACAAA GCACTTGGATTTCCAATGCCTTCTTTTGCACATGTCTCTTTAATTCTAGCCCCAGATAGAAGTAAACTATCAAAACGTCATGGTGCAACATCTGTAGGGCAG TTTAGAGACATGGGTTACTTGCCCCAGGCAATGGTGAATTACTTGGCACTATTAGGTTGGGGTGATGGGACAGAAAATGAATTCTTCACCATCAATCAGCTTG TTGAGAAATTCTCCATTAGCCGTGTTAATAAAAGTGGAGCAATCTTTGATGGAACAAAGTTAAG GTGGATGAATGGGCAGCATTTAAGATCTCTTCCTCCAGAAGAGTTGATCTCAATTTTCAGAGACCGGTGGAAGTCCACAGGAATTCTCCTAGAATATGATGGTGCATTTGTTAAG GGCGCAACAGAGCTGTTAAAGGATGCCATTGAGTTAGTGTCTGATGCAGAAAAGGCTCTACAAAACTTGTTGTCGTATCCACTGCACTCGACTTTAGTCAG TGATGAATGCAAACCTGTTGTTCAAGATAAGCTCTCGGAGGTGGCTGCTAGTTTGATATCTTCTTACGAAAGTGGAGAGCTCCGTCAAGCGCTGGAGGAAGGCCATGCTGGTTGGCAAAAATGGGTGAAAAGCTTTGGCAAGTCTTTGAAACGCAAG GGGAAATCTCTATTTATGCCTATTCGGGTATTGCTCACCGGTAAACTACACGGCCCCGACATGGGAGGAAGCATAATTCTGATACATAAAGCAGGTACCTGTGGAGCAATCAGTCCCCAAGCTGGTTTCATAACCCTAGACGAGAGGTTCAAGATGCTGAAGGAGGTGGATTGGGAGTCACTGCCACAGGTGGAGGAGCCACTGCAGTCGCCCGCCGGAGTGCCTTCCTAA
- the LOC122011367 gene encoding AT-hook motif nuclear-localized protein 29-like — protein MEWASPPIGLPGAPAWPQSSPPIFPAHVSLHAGTAQTLELLFLRLSTRCNQCPSRGRRSWRRALSLRLCCCFCRRIEAGVVKQSATVTREGEQLANKWWERVDAPPMAGSESGRGNAGGGIESSRYLHYLLGGQTLSPSANVHPPEDSKPSPEQCSSDQVPTGGDRPASNSALRRPRGRPPGSKNKPKASVVVAQDTPNLLRSHVIEVAAGADVVGSVTEYARRRGRGVSVLSGYGAVSDVALRQPQAASATVLRGRFEILSLTGTVLPPPAPPGAGGLSVFLAGGQGQVVGGCMAGPLMAAGRVVLTAATFSNAVYERLPVETNEDTSAGDRNPTNPAASSAFGRMKPPPPPF, from the coding sequence ATGGAGTGGGCCAGCCCGCCCATTGGCCTCCCAGGTGCCCCCGCGTGGCCTCAATCGTCTCCTCCAATCTTCCCCGCCCACGTCAGCCTCCACGCCGGCACCGCTCAAACTTTGGAGCTTCTTTTTCTTCGCTTATCCACCCGCTGCAATCAATGCCCTTCTCGAGGTCGAAGATCATGGCGGAGGGCGTTATCTCTGCGACTCTGTTGCTGTTTTTGTCGTCGGATTGAGGCGGGAGTGGTGAAGCAGAGTGCGACGGTGACAAGAGAGGGAGAACAGCTGGCGAAcaagtggtgggagagagtcgatgCGCCGCCCATGGCCGGATCTGAATCAGGCCGAGGAAATGCCGGCGGCGGCATCGAGTCGTCGCGCTACCTCCATTACCTTCTTGGCGGACAAACGCTGTCTCCTTCCGCGAACGTGCATCCGCCTGAGGATTCAAAGCCGTCGCCGGAGCAATGTTCCTCCGACCAAGTTCCTACCGGAGGCGACCGGCCGGCCTCGAATTCCGCCTTACGACGTCCACGCGGTCGCCCCCCGGGCTCCAAGAACAAGCCCAAGGCCTCGGTGGTGGTCGCGCAGGACACGCCCAACTTGCTCCGCTCCCACGTGATCGAGGTCGCTGCCGGCGCCGACGTGGTCGGGAGCGTCACCGAGTACGCGCGCCGGAGGGGGCGCGGGGTGAGCGTGCTCAGTGGCTACGGAGCTGTCTCTGACGTCGCACTGCGCCAGCCTCAGGCGGCGTCCGCGACCGTGCTCAGGGGGCGGTTCGAGATCCTGTCGCTGACGGGGACGGTGCTGCCTCCCCCTGCGCCGCCGGGCGCGGGAGGACTGAGCGTGTTCCTGGCGGGAGGCCAGGGCCAGGTGGTGGGCGGCTGCATGGCGGGGCCCCTGATGGCCGCTGGCCGGGTGGTGCTCACGGCGGCCACCTTCTCGAATGCGGTGTACGAGCGGCTTCCGGTGGAAACCAACGAGGATACCTCCGCCGGAGACCGCAACCCCACTAACCCTGCTGCAAGTAGCGCTTTCGGAAGGATgaaaccgccgccgccgcctttctAA
- the LOC122008111 gene encoding splicing factor U2af small subunit B-like yields MAEHLASIFGTEKDRVNCPFYFKIGACRHGDRCSRLHNRPTISPTLLLSNMYHRPDMITPGVDAQGQPIDPQKIQEHFEDFYEDIFEELYKFGEVESLNVCDNLADHMIGNVYVQYREEDQAAAAMRALQGRFYSGRPIIVDFSPVTDFREATCRQFEENSCNRGGYCNFMHVKQIGRELRRKLFSRYRRTGMRRSRSRSHSPSPYYKKNSRDFDRGDFRDRGDYRDGGQRRGDRHGSFERDGGRRRHGSPRRIKSPVREGSEERRAKIERWNREREEKQG; encoded by the coding sequence ATGGCGGAACACTTGGCTTCAATCTTTGGCACAGAAAAGGACAGGGTGAACTGCCCGTTTTATTTCAAAATTGGAGCTTGCAGGCATGGGGATAGGTGCTCACGGCTCCACAACCGCCCCACTATATCACCAACCCTACTGCTGTCCAATATGTATCATCGACCTGACATGATTACTCCAGGCGTTGATGCTCAGGGCCAGCCAATTGATCCACAAAAGATCCAAGAGCACTTTGAGGACTTTTATGAGGACATTTTTGAGGAGCTTTACAAGTTTGGTGAGGTTGAGAGTCTTAATGTATGTGACAACCTTGCTGACCATATGATTGGAAATGTCTATGTTCAATATAGGGAAGAGGATCAAGCAGCTGCTGCTATGAGGGCCTTACAGGGACGATTCTACTCAGGACGCCCTATAATCGTCGATTTCTCTCCCGTCACAGACTTTAGGGAAGCCACTTGCCGACAGTTTGAAGAAAATAGTTGCAACCGTGGTGGATATTGCAATTTTATGCATGTGAAGCAAATTGGTAGGGAACTGCGCAGGAAATTATTTAGTCGGTATCGAAGAACAGGCATGCGAAGAAGTAGAAGCCGCAGTCATAGTCCAAGCCCATACTATAAGAAGAATTCACGTGACTTTGATCGTGGTGATTTTCGTGATCGAGGAGATTATCGGGACGGTGGGCAGAGGAGGGGGGACAGACATGGAAGCTTTGAAAGAGATGGAGGAAGGCGGAGACATGGAAGTCCAAGACGCATAAAGAGTCCAGTAAGGGAAGGAAGCGAGGAACGAAGAGCTAAGATTGAGCGATGGAACCGGGAAAGGGAGGAGAAACAAGGGTGA